Proteins from a genomic interval of Clostridium cochlearium:
- a CDS encoding DHH family phosphoesterase, which yields MKGMDKALKRIVRAVNKREKIVVYGCYDLDGIAAVSVLFLVLKYLNADVEYFISDGKKDNFEINSDIVKNHVKFLGTNLMITAGCGSNSYDQVELCKRLGIDVIITDYHKCKCKVPNSIIINPNQDDCTYPFKDLTSSGVVYKLVQAISCYYQMKCVNKYLDLIMLGVLSTKPPYVGENKFIVEQGLYHMNFTNNYGLKALAKVNKEKRITFKNINKILENLMPSSNSSRMLANSRITVELFTTSNIDRAEQIVKYLKKEKKLVSNKQLIANSE from the coding sequence ATGAAAGGAATGGATAAAGCCTTAAAAAGAATAGTAAGGGCAGTAAATAAAAGAGAAAAAATTGTTGTATATGGTTGTTATGATTTAGATGGTATAGCGGCTGTATCCGTATTATTTCTTGTTTTAAAATATTTAAATGCAGATGTAGAGTATTTTATATCTGATGGAAAAAAAGATAATTTTGAAATAAATTCGGATATAGTTAAGAATCATGTGAAATTTTTGGGTACAAATTTAATGATAACTGCAGGATGCGGAAGTAATTCTTATGATCAAGTAGAATTATGTAAAAGATTAGGTATAGATGTAATAATTACTGATTATCATAAATGTAAATGCAAAGTACCAAATTCCATAATTATAAATCCCAATCAAGACGATTGTACATATCCTTTCAAAGACTTGACAAGTTCTGGAGTAGTTTATAAATTAGTTCAAGCTATTTCATGTTATTATCAGATGAAATGTGTAAATAAATATTTAGATTTAATAATGCTTGGTGTATTGTCTACTAAACCTCCTTATGTTGGAGAAAATAAATTTATAGTAGAACAAGGTCTTTATCATATGAATTTTACCAACAATTATGGATTAAAAGCTTTAGCTAAAGTTAATAAAGAAAAAAGGATAACTTTTAAAAATATAAATAAGATTTTAGAAAATTTAATGCCAAGCTCCAATAGTTCTAGAATGTTAGCTAATTCAAGAATAACTGTAGAGTTATTTACTACATCAAATATAGATAGGGCAGAGCAAATAGTTAAATATTTAAAAAAGGAGAAGAAACTAGTAAGTAATAAGCAGTTAATTGCAAATAGTGAATAA
- the secF gene encoding protein translocase subunit SecF — MKTLKIIEKTKIWFIISLSIMILGLVFVIKDGLNYGIEFKGGTLVQINMNKEFDKGDVEKILKKYTNDYTTNEARDNNNNIQLEIRSNSLKDDQIKPMFNEIKAKYKLQDKDLLAQQRIGPSVGKELRSKAILSLIIANIAMLVYVGFRFEFKFGLAAILALVHDILITISVYAILQIPVNSSFIAAILTIVGYSINDTIVVFDRIRENRKRNRKANEAEVANVSITQTMKRSINTSLTTLFTIVCVYIFVPSVREFALPLLIGIVCGAYSSIFIASPLWVVFTKKDKILN, encoded by the coding sequence ATGAAGACATTGAAGATTATAGAAAAAACAAAAATATGGTTTATTATATCTTTAAGTATTATGATATTGGGATTAGTTTTTGTTATAAAAGATGGATTAAATTATGGTATAGAATTTAAAGGTGGTACTTTAGTTCAAATAAACATGAATAAAGAGTTTGATAAGGGTGACGTAGAAAAGATATTGAAAAAATATACAAATGATTATACAACCAATGAAGCTAGAGATAACAATAACAATATACAATTAGAAATAAGAAGTAATTCTTTAAAAGATGATCAAATAAAACCTATGTTTAATGAAATAAAGGCTAAATATAAATTACAAGATAAAGATTTATTAGCACAACAAAGAATTGGACCTTCAGTAGGTAAAGAATTGAGGAGCAAGGCAATATTATCTTTGATTATTGCTAACATAGCTATGCTAGTATATGTAGGATTTAGATTTGAGTTTAAATTTGGTTTGGCAGCCATATTGGCACTTGTACATGATATATTAATAACTATATCTGTATATGCTATATTGCAAATACCTGTAAATTCAAGTTTTATAGCTGCAATACTTACTATAGTAGGGTATTCTATAAATGATACTATAGTTGTATTTGATAGAATAAGGGAAAATAGAAAGAGAAATAGAAAAGCAAATGAAGCGGAAGTTGCCAATGTAAGTATAACTCAAACTATGAAAAGATCAATAAATACTAGTTTAACAACATTATTTACTATAGTTTGTGTTTATATATTTGTACCTTCAGTAAGGGAATTTGCACTACCCCTATTAATAGGAATTGTTTGTGGGGCATATTCTTCTATATTTATAGCAAGTCCTTTATGGGTTGTGTTCACAAAAAAAGATAAAATTTTGAATTAA
- the secD gene encoding protein translocase subunit SecD gives MRNKKTSKGKSAFLLALSVIVILSLAYVGAFGINNIFGYKVKSFGETIKKGLDLQGGVSLVEEIQSDKVDTATIDRTIELLSMRVNKLGVSETSVTKEGQKKIRIEIPGIYDTKEVIETVGKTGELKFIGPDKKVILTGKDVKDASPQQHPDTKLPVISFELTDEGTKKFAEATNKFKGQQIAIYMDEELLTNPVVNSVIPDGKGIIEGSKSLEEAKRQADIIKSGALPVVVKPVEVKSVGATLGTNALPLSLKAGAIGIGLVFLFMLIFYRVPGLIANIALVLYIVMVLGTFVSIDAIITLSGIAGFLLTIGMAVDANILIFERIKEELSTGKSIRSSVDAGFNRALTSIMDSNITTIIAAVVLYNLGTGAVKGFALTLMIGIVLSMLTAVIVTRCLLKLAVNAGLLNSLAAFGAKRRAE, from the coding sequence ATGAGAAACAAGAAAACCAGTAAAGGCAAAAGCGCTTTTTTATTGGCACTAAGTGTTATAGTAATATTATCCTTAGCTTATGTGGGTGCTTTTGGAATAAATAATATATTTGGTTATAAGGTAAAATCTTTTGGAGAAACCATTAAGAAAGGATTAGACCTCCAAGGGGGAGTATCCTTAGTAGAGGAAATACAAAGCGACAAAGTAGATACAGCTACAATAGATAGAACTATAGAGCTTTTATCTATGAGAGTTAACAAATTAGGTGTAAGTGAAACTTCTGTAACTAAAGAAGGACAGAAAAAAATAAGAATAGAGATACCTGGAATATATGATACTAAAGAAGTTATAGAAACAGTAGGGAAAACTGGAGAATTAAAGTTTATAGGACCAGATAAAAAAGTTATATTAACAGGTAAAGATGTAAAAGATGCATCCCCTCAGCAGCACCCAGATACCAAATTACCTGTTATAAGCTTTGAATTAACAGATGAAGGAACAAAAAAATTTGCAGAAGCTACAAATAAATTTAAAGGGCAACAAATTGCTATATATATGGACGAAGAACTATTAACAAACCCTGTAGTTAATAGTGTTATACCTGATGGTAAAGGAATAATTGAAGGAAGTAAAAGTTTAGAAGAAGCTAAAAGACAAGCCGATATAATTAAATCGGGGGCACTTCCAGTAGTAGTAAAACCTGTAGAAGTAAAGTCAGTAGGAGCAACACTAGGAACTAATGCATTACCTTTAAGTTTAAAGGCAGGAGCAATAGGTATAGGATTAGTATTTTTATTTATGTTAATTTTTTATAGAGTACCAGGCCTTATTGCAAATATAGCATTGGTATTATACATAGTAATGGTACTTGGAACTTTTGTTTCTATAGATGCTATTATTACTTTATCAGGAATAGCTGGATTTTTATTAACAATAGGTATGGCAGTAGATGCTAATATACTTATATTTGAAAGAATAAAAGAGGAATTAAGTACGGGAAAATCCATAAGATCTTCTGTAGATGCAGGATTTAATAGAGCATTAACATCTATAATGGACTCAAATATAACTACAATAATTGCTGCTGTTGTTCTATATAATTTGGGAACAGGAGCAGTAAAAGGATTTGCTCTTACTCTTATGATAGGTATTGTACTAAGTATGCTAACAGCAGTAATAGTTACAAGATGCTTACTTAAATTAGCCGTAAATGCTGGATTATTAAATAGTTTAGCAGCTTTTGGTGCAAAGAGGAGGGCAGAATAA
- the scfB gene encoding thioether cross-link-forming SCIFF peptide maturase: MSTIHKFKQENDYYILDVNSGAIHVVDELVYDIVGQDSLADKEYILDKYGQKYTEEEINEVYKEVEELIKEELLYSKDLYEDIGLKAGESESYIKALCLNIAHDCNLRCKYCFADEGEYKGKRELMTAEIGKKAIDFVIKSSGPRKHIEVDLFGGEPLIAFDTVKEIVEYAKEEEKKYNKEIRFTMTTNATLLNDEIMKYIDENMGNIVLSIDGRKEVNDKVRITRDNRGSYDKILPNIKSMVKMRDKNKQYYVRGTFTRENLDFFNDIMHLVNEGFDEVSIEPVVLPEDHPLSLREEDLPKIFEQYDKLCREMIKSKKEGKNFKFYHFNIDLQGGPCVYKRISGCGAGHEYVAITPSGDIYPCHQFVGIEEFKMGNLEDGIIDKNLQKYFKEGNIYFKPECKECWARFYCSGGCQSNNYNFNKDIKKPYKLGCEMQKKRIECAIALKYNTME, translated from the coding sequence TTGAGCACTATACATAAATTTAAACAAGAAAATGATTATTATATTTTGGATGTTAATTCAGGTGCTATTCATGTAGTAGATGAATTAGTTTATGATATTGTAGGACAAGATTCTTTAGCGGATAAAGAGTATATATTGGATAAATATGGTCAAAAATATACAGAAGAAGAAATAAACGAAGTATATAAAGAAGTAGAAGAATTAATAAAAGAAGAACTTTTATATTCAAAGGATCTTTATGAAGATATAGGCTTAAAAGCTGGAGAAAGCGAATCTTATATAAAAGCTCTATGTTTAAATATAGCTCATGACTGTAATTTAAGATGTAAATATTGCTTTGCCGATGAAGGAGAATATAAGGGAAAAAGAGAACTTATGACAGCGGAAATAGGAAAAAAGGCAATAGATTTTGTTATAAAAAGTTCAGGACCAAGAAAGCATATAGAAGTGGATTTATTTGGTGGAGAACCGTTAATTGCTTTTGATACTGTAAAAGAAATAGTAGAATATGCTAAGGAAGAAGAAAAAAAGTATAACAAAGAAATAAGATTCACCATGACTACTAATGCCACATTATTAAATGATGAAATTATGAAATATATAGATGAAAATATGGGCAATATTGTACTAAGTATAGATGGTAGAAAAGAAGTTAATGATAAGGTAAGAATTACAAGGGATAATAGAGGAAGTTACGATAAAATACTTCCTAATATAAAGTCCATGGTAAAAATGAGAGATAAGAATAAACAATACTATGTAAGAGGAACATTTACAAGAGAAAATTTAGACTTTTTTAATGATATTATGCATTTAGTAAATGAAGGATTTGATGAAGTATCAATAGAACCAGTAGTTCTTCCAGAAGATCACCCTCTTTCATTAAGAGAAGAAGACTTACCTAAGATATTTGAACAATATGATAAATTATGTAGAGAAATGATTAAATCTAAAAAAGAAGGAAAGAATTTTAAATTTTATCATTTCAATATAGATTTACAAGGTGGACCTTGTGTATATAAAAGAATATCAGGATGTGGAGCAGGACATGAATATGTTGCTATAACTCCTTCTGGAGATATATATCCATGTCATCAATTTGTAGGCATTGAAGAATTTAAAATGGGAAATTTAGAAGATGGCATCATAGATAAAAATTTACAAAAGTATTTTAAAGAGGGTAATATATATTTTAAACCAGAATGTAAAGAGTGTTGGGCGAGATTTTATTGTAGTGGAGGATGTCAATCCAATAACTATAACTTTAACAAAGATATTAAAAAACCATATAAATTAGGATGTGAAATGCAAAAGAAGAGAATAGAATGTGCAATAGCATTAAAATATAATACTATGGAATAG
- the scfA gene encoding six-cysteine ranthipeptide SCIFF → MKHIRTINKSNIKNSLSKPGCKECANSCQSACKTSCTVANLACEN, encoded by the coding sequence ATGAAACATATAAGAACTATTAATAAATCAAATATAAAAAATAGCTTAAGTAAGCCAGGATGTAAGGAATGTGCTAATTCATGTCAATCAGCATGTAAAACTTCATGTACAGTTGCAAATTTAGCTTGTGAAAACTAA
- a CDS encoding TIGR04086 family membrane protein: MEKSSFIPIGEGILRSSVLTVALMVIYAIIMSFTDLSDKCNSIFYTIVSILSIMYGTIYAVKKINKKGWLIGLIIATIYMIILYVLSIIAGNTPGIYYVRIVRVVMAMLVGILSGMIGVNV, translated from the coding sequence TTGGAAAAAAGTAGCTTTATACCTATAGGGGAAGGGATATTAAGAAGCAGTGTACTAACAGTGGCACTAATGGTTATTTATGCAATAATTATGAGTTTTACAGATTTAAGTGATAAATGTAATTCTATTTTTTATACTATAGTTTCTATACTTAGTATAATGTATGGAACTATTTATGCTGTTAAAAAGATAAATAAAAAAGGATGGCTAATAGGTTTAATAATAGCCACTATATACATGATAATTTTATATGTACTTTCAATAATTGCAGGAAATACTCCAGGTATATATTATGTGAGAATTGTAAGGGTTGTAATGGCAATGTTGGTAGGTATACTTTCAGGGATGATAGGAGTTAATGTTTGA
- the yajC gene encoding preprotein translocase subunit YajC, which produces MLGAFMPLILMLVLFYIMMYIPEKKRKKKYGDMLSSLSLNDEIITKGGILGRIVNIQDTFIILETGPNRARIKLDKNGILSVLQSASIEEESKEKEDKKDEENKEIGYKEN; this is translated from the coding sequence ATGCTAGGGGCTTTTATGCCACTTATACTAATGCTGGTTTTATTTTACATTATGATGTATATACCAGAAAAAAAGAGAAAGAAAAAGTATGGTGATATGCTAAGTTCTCTTAGTTTAAATGATGAAATAATAACTAAAGGGGGTATATTAGGAAGAATTGTAAATATACAAGATACATTTATAATTCTTGAAACTGGACCTAATAGAGCAAGAATAAAATTAGATAAGAATGGAATATTATCAGTATTACAATCTGCTTCAATAGAAGAAGAAAGCAAAGAAAAAGAAGATAAAAAAGATGAAGAAAATAAGGAAATAGGATATAAAGAAAACTAA
- the tgt gene encoding tRNA guanosine(34) transglycosylase Tgt, with translation MYTLIKKCGNAKRGRFETPHGTIETPVFMNVGTLAAIKGAVSTMDLKEIGCQVELSNTYHLHLRPGDEVIKKMGGLHKFMNWDRPILTDSGGFQVFSLAKIRKIQEEGVYFNSHIDGRRIFMGPEESMRIQSNIASTIAMAFDECIPNPSTREYVEQSVARTTRWLERCKKEMDRLNSLPDTINKKQMLFGINQGGTYEDIRKAHAKTIVDMDLDGYAIGGLAVGETHEEMYRIIEEVAPIFPDNKPLYLMGVGLPSNILEAVDRGVDFFDCVLPARNGRHGHVFTKYGKINLMNAKFELDENPIDEGCECPACKHYSRAYIRHLFKAKEMLAMRLCVLHNLYFYNKLMEDIRKAIEGDYFKEFKKEKLQNWNGKA, from the coding sequence ATGTATACTTTAATAAAAAAATGTGGAAATGCAAAAAGGGGAAGATTTGAAACTCCTCATGGAACTATAGAAACACCTGTATTTATGAATGTAGGTACTTTAGCAGCAATAAAGGGTGCGGTTTCTACTATGGACTTAAAAGAAATAGGATGTCAGGTAGAATTATCTAATACATATCATCTTCATTTAAGACCAGGGGATGAAGTTATAAAAAAAATGGGTGGACTTCATAAGTTTATGAATTGGGATAGACCTATATTAACAGATTCTGGTGGATTTCAAGTGTTTTCATTAGCTAAAATAAGAAAAATACAAGAAGAGGGAGTTTATTTTAATTCTCACATAGATGGAAGAAGAATTTTTATGGGACCAGAGGAAAGTATGAGAATACAGAGCAATATAGCCTCAACAATAGCTATGGCCTTTGATGAATGTATTCCTAACCCGTCTACTAGAGAATATGTAGAACAATCTGTAGCAAGAACTACTAGATGGTTAGAAAGATGTAAAAAAGAAATGGATAGATTAAATTCTCTACCAGATACCATAAATAAAAAGCAAATGTTATTTGGAATTAATCAAGGTGGAACCTATGAAGATATAAGAAAAGCTCATGCTAAAACAATTGTGGATATGGATTTAGATGGATATGCTATTGGAGGATTAGCAGTAGGGGAAACTCACGAAGAAATGTATAGAATCATAGAGGAGGTAGCTCCAATTTTTCCAGACAATAAACCATTATATCTTATGGGAGTTGGACTTCCAAGTAATATATTAGAAGCTGTTGATAGGGGAGTAGACTTTTTTGATTGTGTATTACCTGCAAGAAATGGTAGGCATGGACATGTATTTACAAAGTATGGTAAAATAAATTTAATGAATGCTAAATTTGAATTAGATGAAAATCCTATAGATGAAGGATGTGAATGTCCAGCGTGTAAACATTATTCAAGAGCGTATATAAGGCATTTATTTAAAGCAAAAGAAATGTTAGCTATGAGATTATGTGTTTTACACAATTTGTATTTTTATAATAAATTAATGGAAGATATAAGAAAGGCTATTGAAGGAGATTATTTTAAAGAATTTAAGAAAGAAAAATTACAGAATTGGAATGGAAAAGCTTAA
- the queA gene encoding tRNA preQ1(34) S-adenosylmethionine ribosyltransferase-isomerase QueA encodes MKAKDFDYYLPEELIAQHPLEKRDECRLMILDKETGQVEHKVFKDILDYLNKGDCLVLNDTRVMPARLIGEKEETRGKMEFLLLKRKDKDTWETLVKPGKRAKIGSRFVFGQGELKAEVIGMGEEGSRIVKFQYEGVFEEVLDRLGQMPLPPYITEKLEDKEKYQTVYSKETGSAAAPTAGLHFTEELLNKIKEKGIKIAFLTLHVGLGTFRPVKEEEIENHIMHSEYYSINKETADIINSTKENGGRVIAVGTTSCRTLETLGTKYGKVIEDSGWTDIFMYPGYEFKVTDALITNFHLPQSTLIMLVSALCGREKVLNAYEIAVKERYRFFSFGDAMFVK; translated from the coding sequence ATGAAAGCAAAAGATTTTGATTACTATTTACCAGAAGAATTAATAGCGCAACATCCTTTAGAAAAAAGAGATGAATGTAGATTAATGATATTAGATAAGGAAACAGGACAGGTGGAGCATAAGGTTTTTAAAGATATATTAGATTATTTAAATAAGGGGGACTGTCTTGTACTAAATGATACAAGAGTAATGCCTGCAAGATTAATTGGAGAAAAAGAAGAAACTAGAGGTAAAATGGAATTTCTACTTTTAAAAAGAAAAGATAAAGATACCTGGGAGACTTTAGTTAAACCAGGGAAAAGAGCCAAAATAGGCAGTAGATTTGTCTTTGGACAAGGAGAGTTAAAAGCTGAAGTTATAGGCATGGGAGAAGAAGGAAGCAGAATAGTTAAATTTCAATATGAGGGTGTTTTTGAAGAAGTTCTAGATAGACTTGGACAAATGCCTTTACCTCCATATATAACAGAGAAGTTAGAGGATAAAGAGAAGTATCAAACTGTTTACTCAAAAGAAACTGGTTCGGCAGCGGCACCTACTGCAGGATTACATTTTACTGAAGAATTATTAAATAAAATAAAAGAAAAAGGAATTAAAATAGCATTTTTAACATTACATGTAGGCCTTGGAACTTTTAGACCAGTGAAAGAGGAAGAAATAGAAAATCATATAATGCATTCTGAATATTATAGCATAAATAAAGAAACAGCAGATATAATTAATTCTACGAAGGAAAATGGAGGAAGAGTTATAGCAGTAGGAACTACTTCTTGTAGAACATTAGAAACATTAGGTACTAAATATGGTAAAGTTATTGAAGATTCAGGATGGACTGATATTTTTATGTATCCAGGTTATGAATTTAAGGTTACAGACGCATTAATAACAAATTTTCATCTTCCACAATCTACTTTAATAATGTTAGTAAGTGCTTTATGTGGAAGAGAAAAAGTTTTAAATGCCTACGAAATAGCAGTTAAAGAAAGATATAGATTCTTTAGTTTTGGAGATGCTATGTTTGTAAAATAG
- the ruvB gene encoding Holliday junction branch migration DNA helicase RuvB → MLDNRFVTPLSIEEDADIEYNLRPTQLEEYIGQSKVREKLRIFIKAAKNRGESLDHVLLYGPPGLGKTTLANIIAKEMKGNLKITSGPAIERAGDLAAILTTLNEHDVLFIDEIHRLNRAVEEILYPAMEDYALDIVIGKGAAAKSIRLDLPQFTLIGATTRVGLLTAPLRDRFGVLCPMEFYNEGELKDIIIRSSKILNIKIQEEAAYELARRSRGTPRIANRILKRVRDYSEVMGDGIIDLNMTNKALELLEIDKEGFDSIDTKILKAILDNFNGGPVGLETLAYFIGEELDTIEDVYEPYLLQKGFIMRTPRGRVATEKTYKHFKRDIKKENINQYKFKI, encoded by the coding sequence ATGTTGGATAATAGATTTGTAACCCCCTTAAGTATTGAAGAAGATGCAGACATTGAATATAATTTAAGACCCACTCAGTTAGAAGAATATATAGGTCAGAGTAAGGTAAGAGAAAAACTTAGAATATTTATAAAAGCTGCTAAAAATAGAGGTGAATCTTTAGACCATGTATTATTATACGGTCCTCCCGGATTAGGAAAGACTACTTTGGCAAATATAATAGCTAAAGAGATGAAGGGAAATTTAAAGATAACTTCTGGTCCGGCTATAGAAAGGGCAGGGGATTTAGCAGCTATTTTAACAACTCTAAATGAACATGATGTGCTTTTTATAGATGAAATTCACAGATTAAATAGAGCAGTAGAAGAAATATTGTATCCTGCCATGGAAGATTATGCTTTAGATATAGTTATTGGAAAAGGGGCTGCTGCCAAATCCATAAGATTAGACTTACCACAGTTTACTCTTATAGGGGCTACTACAAGGGTAGGGCTTTTAACAGCACCTCTAAGAGATAGATTTGGGGTTTTATGTCCTATGGAATTTTATAATGAAGGGGAATTAAAGGATATTATAATAAGATCTTCTAAAATATTAAATATAAAAATACAGGAAGAGGCGGCTTATGAGTTAGCAAGGCGCTCTCGTGGAACTCCAAGAATTGCAAATAGGATATTAAAGAGGGTAAGAGACTATTCGGAAGTTATGGGAGATGGAATAATAGATTTAAATATGACTAATAAAGCATTAGAACTTTTAGAAATAGATAAAGAGGGATTTGATAGTATAGACACCAAGATATTAAAGGCTATACTAGATAATTTCAATGGAGGACCAGTAGGATTAGAAACTCTTGCTTATTTTATTGGTGAAGAATTAGATACGATAGAAGATGTTTATGAACCGTATTTACTTCAGAAGGGATTTATTATGAGAACTCCTAGGGGAAGGGTAGCAACTGAAAAGACCTATAAGCATTTTAAAAGAGATATAAAAAAAGAAAATATAAACCAATATAAATTTAAAATATAG
- the ruvA gene encoding Holliday junction branch migration protein RuvA, with protein MYDYIKGIYKGMHKDYIIVENNGIGYKIFTSGNTLYETPKKDEEIKLYIQQILRDDSINLYGFFTKEERDMFNLLMTISGVGAKSSLSLLSVTSINKLKYSIVTEDTKLLTKAPGIGKKTAERIILELKDKFKNDDIISDIDDIDGVNNLQMNCVEALAALMSLGYSQKEAEKALKNVDKENSLEDIIKECLKYLMG; from the coding sequence GTGTATGACTACATAAAAGGAATATATAAAGGAATGCATAAAGATTATATAATAGTAGAAAATAATGGCATAGGATATAAGATATTTACTTCAGGCAATACTTTATATGAAACTCCTAAAAAAGATGAAGAAATAAAATTATATATTCAACAAATACTAAGAGATGATTCTATAAATTTATATGGTTTTTTTACAAAAGAAGAAAGGGACATGTTTAATTTATTAATGACTATAAGTGGAGTAGGAGCTAAATCATCTTTATCTTTACTTTCTGTAACTAGTATTAATAAATTAAAATACTCAATTGTAACAGAAGATACAAAACTTTTAACAAAGGCACCAGGTATAGGGAAAAAAACAGCAGAGAGAATAATATTAGAATTAAAAGATAAATTTAAAAATGATGATATAATTTCAGATATTGATGATATAGATGGTGTGAATAATTTACAGATGAATTGTGTTGAAGCTCTAGCAGCTCTAATGTCTCTTGGATATTCTCAAAAAGAAGCAGAGAAAGCTTTGAAAAATGTAGATAAAGAAAATAGTTTAGAAGATATAATAAAGGAATGTTTAAAATATTTAATGGGATGA